The window TGTAGTTAAAGCTATAGCTGTTATTGCAGCAGCTCTTACAGGAACAGCTGCCATTAATCATTCCTGGGTCGCTGCTAATCAGGTTCTTTCCCACGAACCCTCCTTTTGGTTTTCAAACTCAAAATGCTTATAGCGGGACAATGTAATGACACAGGATGTTGCTATGGCACTGTTGTTTGGAATAGGATACGCAGGGATCATCTTCGAAGAGTCTTTAGCTTTTAATAAAAGTGGAATTGGACTTGTGATGGCTGTGAGTCTCTGGGTTGTGCGGAGCATAGGGGTAAGTAAGAGTGTTAACTTACTAGTTAATGTTTGTTtggatattatttaattatatattcctTGTAACAGGCTCCTTCAGCTGAAGTAGTTGTTTCAGAGCTTCAACATGCAACAGCTGAGGTAAGTGAGATTGTGTTTTTCTTGCTCGGAGCAATGACTATTGTGGAGATAGTTGATGCTCACCAAGGATTTAAGCTTGTTACAGACAATATCACCACTCGTAAGCCAAAGACGCTTTTATGGGTGGTAAGTGGTTTAATCTCTCTACCTTGAAATTTATCCGCTTCAGtgtctctccttcttcaaaGGGTTTACTCTTAGTTGACTTGTGGTGTCGCAGGTTGGCTTTGTGACTTTCTTCCTCAGTTCGATTCTAGACAATCTGACCTCTACCATTGTCATGGTTTCTTTACTCAGGAAACTGGTTCCTCAATCAGAGTACCGCAAGTATGAGCACTTTTTTTCTTTGTGCTCCTACTACTTAGTTTCTTGGTTAAGTTGCTCTTGATAGATATATAGACCTTAAGATTCTGAAGGATCCTATCCATATTTGTCCTGTAATATTACTCTGTTTTGGTGTTCAGTATTATGATCACAGTAACGTTAATGTTCACGCTTAATAACAAATGGCAGACTTCTAGGAGCTGTTGTGGTAATAGCAGCAAATGCAGGAGGAGCATGGAGTCCAATAGGTGATGTTACTACAACTATGCTATGGATTCACGGTCAGATATCCACCTTGCCGACTATTCAGGTTCTCCTTCTCTTCTGAGATAATCACATAAGGTTTATCAGAGTTCCTAAATTGGTTTCATTAGTCTAGTTTTACAGGCTCACAGTTTATTAAAGAACAACAAATGTTTAGAAGTAGGTTACATACGTAAGCCCTGAAGTCAAATTGTAAGCCTGGTTCATGGTTTTGTTAGATGGATAAAGAGCTTGATTCTGCTAGAGGCTAGATTCGGATATTGGAACCTTATGGAGCTGTCTGTATATATATTCCTAATGGAGGTTCAGTTGATTTCTTTTCAGGGCCTTTTTATACCTTCGGCCATTTCTCTCGCTGTTCCACTAGCCCTCATGTCCTTGTCCAGGTTAAAAACTCATGTCCTTGGCTTCTATTGTCTCTTAAATTGTTTTTCACCGCAGAGACTGATTGATGTAAGTTTTTGCTTTCTTCCTCAGTGAGGTAAATGAAAAAGGACAGGATACATCAGATGTAATGGCTTCTGAAAAGATGGCTCCAAGAGGACAGCTAGTTTTTGGAGTTGGCCTTGGGGCGTTGGTTTTTGTTCCGGTCTTTAAGTCTCTAACTGGACTACCTCCTTACATGGGTATCTTGTTGGGACTTGGAGTTCTATGGATCTTGACGGACGCCATCCATTACGGCGAATCCGAAAGACAAAAGCTCAAAGTACCTCAGGCCTTGTCACGAATCGACACACAAGGCGCTCTGTTCTTCCTCGGCATTCTATTATCCGTTAGCAGGTACTAAACCAACTGATCATCTCCAAACTCTGATGTTCTTGAAATCTTTTGTGATGCTCTTTCCTCTTCTTGTGTCAGCCTTGAGGCAGCTGGGATCCTCCGGGAGATTGCAACCTACCTTGATGCTAATATACCTAATGTTGAGCTAATCGCAAGTGCAATCGGTGTTGTGTCAGCAATCATAGACAATGTTCCATTGGTTGCAGCGACTATGGGGATGTATGATCTCACATCATTCCCTCAAGATTCTGAGTTTTGGCAGCTCGTTGCCTTCTGCGCCGGAACTGGCGGTTCAATGCTAATCATTGGTTCTGCTGCTGGTGTAGCCTTCATGGGCATGGAGAAAGTCGATTTCTTTTGGTACTTCCGAAAGGTAATGACATAATCTTTTCTCTTGTCTGAAGCTCACTCAACAACACAACACAGCATTAAACTTACTCTTGAGGCTCCTTGCAGGTCAGTGGTTATGCTTTTGCTGGTTATGCTGCTGGTATCGCCGCTTATCTAGCAGttcaaagtcttcatttttCGATCCCAACAACGGTGGCTCAGATCCCATTTCTCACTGGCTCGTAAGCTGCATCAATCTCTATGTTTATCTTCTATACAAAAAGAAACAGGATAAAGGCTGTCTGGCTGCATAATAACACATCACTAAACCAATCTATGTAAATTGTTTCATATACACACTCGATTGTATGATTAGTACAGAATGAATCATCCAATAATCCAATAAGATTATATCCATTTGGAGTTTTCTTATGTGCATCAATGTAATGTATTAAGACTATAGTTTGAGAAAAACAAACTCTTCAATGGCAGAAATGTCTCCAATTTTCTTCAAAGTTTCTTTGCTGGGTTGTTCATCTACACCAATCGCCATCACCGCTTGCTTCCCCGGAGCTATTCTTCCAACGCTCATGAAGCTCACATTCACGTTTTCGTCTCCTAAGATGCTACCAACTTTACCAATCATCCCAGGCTGATCAACTTGCCTGCACAGAATCACACTCCCTTCTAAACTCACATCCACTCCGAACAGCCCCACTTTGGTTAAacttggaactccttgtttcactCTTCCTTCTACTTTGATCTCTCCCGACTCTGATAAGGCGCTGGCAAATCTTGATTCCACGTTTGCGATCCGGACAGTAATGTATTCTATTGGATCCTCAGGTGAGCCGTCTAGAACCATACGCTCTTCTGAGATTTTGACTCCTCGTTGCTTAGCAACGTAGTCTGAGTTAACCAGGTTTATGAACACGCTGGAGATGGGTTCAATGAGTCCCTTTATGACCATAGCACGCAGAAGTCTTGTGTCGAGATCATCAGGAGATCTTGAAGAAGCGTAAGTCACTTTCACAGCGTCCACACCGCTTCCACCGGTTACCAGTTGTACAGCCAATCTCCCAAGCTTCTCAGCTAGCACAACATATGGTTTCAGCTCCCTCAACACCTATAACAGAACAATGTCAGAGAGTTTGCAGGACAAGACAATAAGCACTAACTTGAAGCTACCTCTGGTGGAACCATTGGTGCATTGACAGCAGTAGCAGCGAGTTCTCCTCTCAAAGCTCCAACAACAGCTTCAGCGATTTCTACCGCCACTCCTTCCTGAGCCTCCATAGTACTGGCACCAAGGTGAGGCGTGGCGGTCACACTCTCATGCAACACCAGCTTGTTGTCTTTAACAGGCGGCTCCACTGTGAAAACATCAAGAGCCGCCTGAGCGACAATACCAGAGTCAAGCGCCCTCAAGAGAGCATCCTCGTCAATAACTCCACCCCGAGCAACGTTGACAATACGCACTCCTCTCTTCATCCTCGCAAAGGTCTCGTCATTCAGCATCTTGGATGTAGCAGCGGTGAGAGGGAGGTGCAAAGAGATGAAGTCTGCAGTTGAAATAGCTACTTCAAAGCTAACTAGCTCCACACCTATGGCTCGTGCACGATCCGCTGGTGCGTAAGGATCGTGTGTGATGACATGCATCCCGAGCCCTCTGGCTCGCCTAGCAACCTCTGAACCAACTTTACCAAAACCAAGAACAGCTAGAGTCTTCCCCACAAGTGAAACACCAACATACTTGCTTCTCATCCACTTCCCTGCAGCAACCATCAATCAcatgcattttattttattttaatatatttgtaaaaaatatcaaaaaaccTGAAACCACACCTAGGCTCCAATTGGTGAAAAAAAATATGGCGAATTCTTTATTCCTCAAAATTTATACCAGTTAcattgaatttttggtaaatttatTGATAGGTGGATCTTTTGCAATTACGATGAAGAACagaatgaacaaaaaaatttctatttttttattttttcagttcctcagataaaaatttatatgaCTTGATAGCCGAAATACATACATTTTAGTTGAGCTAATATTCATGTCTACAGTgtctaaaaatcggtctagacgATTACTTATTCGACAAATCGGGTTTGAGCGAAACTATTTTTTCAAACCAATTTTTTATCGGTTTAGGCATTCAAAAAAATAGGCATATCTACATTTCTTATCGCAACTTCTCAGAAAAGCTCTCTAATAACGAAACTGTGGACAACTCACCAGCTTTGATAGAAGCATCAGCTTGAGCTACATTCCTAGCCATGGCGGTTAAAAGCGCGATCCCATGCTCAGCAGCCGCCACCGTGTTAGCAGTCGGAGCATTCACAACCAAACACCCGTACTCCGTCGCCGCCGCCAAATCCACGTTATCGATCCCAACGCCAGCTCGTCCCACAACCTTAAGCCTCCCTCGAGACGACTCGAACACGTCTCTCCCGACCTTGGTGCCGCTCCTCACGATCAACGCATCGCACAGCGAGATCTTCGTGCAGAGCTCCTCGACGCTCAGATCGTAAGAGCAGTCCACGTTGGCGTGCTTTTTGAGCAGGTCTATCCCCGCTTGGCCGAGCTTCTCCGCCACGAGGATCGTCGGttttcctcctcctccggcgGTAACGAGGATGATCCGCCGCCGGTTGAATTCCTTACGGTGGATGGGGAAGGCAGAGGGAGTAGTAGTGTATAGCCTCGAGGAGAAGAGGGATGATAGACCAAGAGGAGTCGACATGAACGGTGGCGGGAATCTTGGAAGGGTGTAAGGAGAGGTGTATGTATCGTCGGCAACAGAGTAAGATATGGATTTTGGGTTTTGTGGGGTTTTAATATGTTGTGGTTAGATTGCGCCAGATTCCTTTGCCCATATCCTCACTGCGTGGTTGATTTTGAAGCACTTTATaacacaaaatttttaaatttaataatatttttttttggtcaactttCAActtaacatttaataaaatgttaAGCTGCTAAAATACAGTGAACGCTgaacataaatataataatttgttaCAAAGAAAACATTTGTATTATTTATGATAAATTACAAATTAGTGATTTTATtggttattattttaaaatgtaattttttctaaaaagtcaACTATAATCTTTAAAATCAGCAATTATGTTTGAATAACCACTCAAATTGTATTAGATTTATCTTACTTCAACAAGAATGCTATAAATCATTTGTGTGTAAACTAAAAGACCAGAAGTTCtttcaaaagacacaaaaaACCCAGAGAACCATGAATCTAGTAGAACAGAGCAAACACAGAAAGGTAGACCAAAGCAGAAAGATATGAACAAAAATCTGTACTGcgattcactttttttttttgctgctgCTTGATCATCCTATTATAGCAAGCAAATCCAGTGCCATTCATGTGTGTTAAAAGCTGGTGTAATTAGTCTGATGAAACAAACCGGCAGTTTCTTTTTTCCACCTGCAGCGGTTCAGTAAAACAGCAGTCAAAAGATCTTGGACAAGTCATGACTATAAACGTTTCACTTATTTCTCAAATGAAAAGGCTTTACTTACTTGCTTACACTACCTACTGATACTTCTTCTCTTTGCTTACGGGCATTGGAATCTTCCTTGAGATATTTCGAATGACTTCTGAAGTTGAACTCAGCTTATCATCGATGTGCTCTTGGTAGTTCTCGTACACAACAGGAACAGAAAGACTGAGAAGAACCACTTCGAGACAGACAGAAACAGAGATGCATGATTGAAAACGGATAACTCAGAGATTATACGATATACATCAGAAAAAGGTTAGACAAGACGCTCACCAATGTAGACAAGAGTGAGGGAGTTGATTAAAGTCCCGACATAGGATATAGCCCACAAGACAAATGAAACCTATTTCACATACGAGAATGATTTAGACTAATCCAGATTCAAAAGGATACAAGCAAATAGTTTGGCCAAGTTATGTAAAAGAGACTACACAATAACCTGAAGGAGACGAATAGGATTTCTAGCAATGGTGATATCACTTGCAATTGAGAGTACATGATTGATCAAAACCCGAATCTCATCAGCAGCCTTGATTGCAAACTCCTGAGGGATTTCCATATTGGGAACTGGAGGTAGAGGTCTGAAACAAAAAGAATCATCAGTGATATACATATGAGTCAGTTTTCTCATAGCATAGTTCCAATATTCACCAGAAACTTATCACAAAACAGCAAAAGCAGATATATTAACCAACAATGCTGCATAAAGGTTTCATCTTTTTGGGagcaaaaaagagagaaagagcaGAGATGTTACCGGTTGAGAAGCGAAGCAGACTTGGCCCATAAGAAGAGGATGGCAACAAGGAGAAGCAGAACATTGGAGACGAAAGACAAGAGATTGTAACCAGCTCTCTCGAACAGGAACCAAAACCCAGTAGACGAGACAAGCAAAATGACTGCACCTGTCCTGTTTCTCCACAACAGCAGATCAGCAACTGCATTTTACCAATCCCAAACAAGAAGATTCAATATTCCAAAATTGTTCTCTAAGGACACACAACACTTCCTCAAATGGGCTAAAACCAATCGAACAAAAACATTAGAACAATGATCGATCAATCCAGAAATACAGCAATCAATACAAATATATGACAGGGAAAGAGAGACTAGCCTGAGCCACCACCAAGAGATTTAtgaacagaagaagaagaagaagaagaagcggaATCTCCCATAGTGAATGATCAGCTAAGGTTCTTCCGCGTATACAGCTTTGAAGGCAAAGTGATTTGACGAATCGATATCTCTCTTTGATCAACGGAGGATCAATCGTGCTCTTTCTACACCAAAGATCAAAGCTTTTTCCTTTTCGCTGCGGcgacaaaagtttttttttttcagttttaaccagcaaattaaaaaagtatttatattatatttttaattatattgctctttttttatcaacaaattATACTTGCTCTGTTTCACCAAAATttctttagttttatatttgctCTCTTTCCGGAAATTATAGTTTTAGAGCTCTTATATACTttcagccaaaaaaaaaaattcgttaCATATTGACAGAATCTAACcaaaaattctcaaaatattaaaaaatacaaatattataaataaatagatcAGTATCTAAATATTCTTGGAAACTCGACTGATAATATCTCAAATGACATATTATCAGTtggattttcaaaaaaaaaaattaaataatatttgttgTATATTCATACACCAATATATGTAAGGTAAGAAATTCCAATTGGAATTGCTCTAAAAATAAGAACGAAAAATTCTACAGCCATCTAAAAGTCTGGTCTACGTGGCTAaagaaaaagtaaatatttaaagagtaaaaatatGACAGCCAACAGTTAAAAAGGCTGTAAAAACCTTGgagaaaaaagagaaagtaAAAGTCTGATTGGCTTTAGAATAAATCTAATTGTAAGATGTTGCATACACACGCCAATGGGAGCCTTTGACTTCAGTAGAATGAGCTGCtcctttcttttattttcaagcCAACTACCAAAACGGAACCATCCAAATGGAATAGAGAGATGCCTAGAAGGAGAGAATAAATCCAAATCCGAAACAACTCACTGAGAAACAAACATCGTTATGAAATCTTAAACAAAAGAACTTGAGAGCAATAAGCAGTGGCCTACCGATAGATCCTTGGTCCGAGGATGCTTTTTCGTTGCAAAGAGAACCCCTACATATAAGTAACAAGAAGATATAAGGTTAACATGATACTAGCTTTATAAGTTGTCACGAAACAATGATCCTCCAACTCATATCACCAGACCAGCAGGAAACCCCATTGCAATAATGTTATATGTTATTTAATGTATGTAAGATCCAAATCAAACCCTCCTTCCTAAACCACCACAAAAGAAACTAGGGTGGACGTTTGGgtacccattcgggttcggttcgggtctattcgggtttcgggttttcggggtcaaagattttaGCCTCATTCAGGTATTTCTAAATTTCGGTCcaggttcggttcggatctttgcgggttcggttcgggttcggataacccatttaaatgatttttaaaatttaaaaattcattatatattttaaatttctcaaaatctattaataaaataaaatatcacatataaatttgaataacatatgttaaaatacctaaacttaacaaataaattagtttggtttcaatattttgatagagaatcaatagatatttcaagtatttttggtgttttgagtattttttagctattttagacatttatttttgactatttgtatatatattcaaatatcttaaacaacttaaaagtatcttatatattttggatgtttcAGTATACATTAAGTCTaaagataattaatatatttatgtatataaatctatttcagaTACATTCGGGTATccgaaatacttcggttcgggtcgggtccgaaatttgtgttattataattgttaactaagttcaaaaaaattacaaaatatgtagattcactacttttttttaatttttatcttatatatcatgcaaaaaaatattgtacaaaacaaatttgtatcaaaattttaagattatttgtattaatcaaaatatatgagATATCTGTAATTATTCGTaaatatatctatttatttttcagatATCCATTTTTCCGAATATCCATTTTTTACGAAACAAAGCAAATTGAAAAATTAGATATCCGTGACatacgaagcaaatcacaaataccttcaaaaatctggatatccgaTCCGTGCCCAAGCCTAGACAAAACTACAATATTAAAATGTTATCCGATGTTGACAAAGGAAAAAACTGTATTTACCCAAAATAGGTATAAACCCCTCCCAAAATAGGTATAAATCCCTTTTGGGTGATGTGATTCTAACAAATGTTGCTTTTCAGTTTAAATAGTAAAAGTTGGTTTTGTTTGCccaattttaactattttaatgtGTGACATCACCAAAGCCACTTTATTCCTTTCTTCCTCTATAACCATTTTCTTATCATATCACCCAAATTTTGATCCGGGAAACCAAatttaattactaaaattaaaacCTTCATTTTCATGGTGGCTGTTGAAAATAAttagaaacaaaacaacaaaattaaaaataaacatccTATAGTCCCTTGATTTGGCTGACCTCAACAATGGTTCGAAGCATACAGGGTTTACATAAAGAGATGAAAAAGGTGGTACTAAAATAAAAGACTAATTAAGAACAATCAACTccatcagaaagaaaaaaaaaaactgttttgttAACCAAACAGAAACAACTTAATCTTCTTGTTTAAAGGAGATGACACAATAAAACAAAATGATACTAATAATCTCGTTCTTTCCTTTTGCCTCGTCTTGCACGTTGCTGGATCTTCACCAATGTCGGAAAATAAGAGCACACGAGTGGCATACTAGTGTATTCTCCAGTTTTTTCTCGGTGGTATCTATCCTCTCCGAGATCCAATGTTTTGTAATATCCATTCTCCCCAATTAGGTAAGCTGTACTGTGGATATATTCTTTGTCTTTATCGAAAATCAGGGCGAGTTTTTGTTCCCCGTCAATGATGAAACTCCCACCGGAAAAATCAAACTGATGAAGACCAAAGAATGGTTCAATATCCACTGATAAAAACACCTTTCTCCATGACACTGCATTAGGCTCAATTCTATTTGTAACCCATATCTCTACTAGACACGATGAATCCCCCTGATATAACACTGCAAGCTGCTCTTCTCTAACACTAGACAGGGCCACAGTTTCCTCAGCATGAGAGTGAAACGGCATAGGCAGACGCGGTCCAAATCTCTctcttttaaaatcaaaacaaagCAGAAACGTCTCTTGGTCTGTTACGTCTATTTCTCCTTCTCCGTCCCATTCCATTTTTTCTTTAGCAAAAAAGTAAGCACTTCCCTTCAAAGACAATCCATGATGATAATAATCCATCTCCCAGTCAGCATTGACATCAAGATCCCTCCATGAGTTAGACTTTAAATCGTAGATCTCACATACAACATAAGGGTTTCTGAATGTGGCGTAATCATCCAAAAACCTCAATATTTTTTGGTTCTTGTTTACGTCGTAACCGAGAGCATATATGTCGCGTTTGTGGAAAGCTATCCTGGGTTTGATCCGCCTAGTTTGTCCCAAGTACGGGTTCCAAACCACGAGCCTACGCTTGTCTTTGGTCGAGCATAAGAGTAACCCGTTGCAGTGAAA of the Brassica rapa cultivar Chiifu-401-42 chromosome A03, CAAS_Brap_v3.01, whole genome shotgun sequence genome contains:
- the LOC103859810 gene encoding D-3-phosphoglycerate dehydrogenase 3, chloroplastic; the protein is MSTPLGLSSLFSSRLYTTTPSAFPIHRKEFNRRRIILVTAGGGGKPTILVAEKLGQAGIDLLKKHANVDCSYDLSVEELCTKISLCDALIVRSGTKVGRDVFESSRGRLKVVGRAGVGIDNVDLAAATEYGCLVVNAPTANTVAAAEHGIALLTAMARNVAQADASIKAGKWMRSKYVGVSLVGKTLAVLGFGKVGSEVARRARGLGMHVITHDPYAPADRARAIGVELVSFEVAISTADFISLHLPLTAATSKMLNDETFARMKRGVRIVNVARGGVIDEDALLRALDSGIVAQAALDVFTVEPPVKDNKLVLHESVTATPHLGASTMEAQEGVAVEIAEAVVGALRGELAATAVNAPMVPPEVLRELKPYVVLAEKLGRLAVQLVTGGSGVDAVKVTYASSRSPDDLDTRLLRAMVIKGLIEPISSVFINLVNSDYVAKQRGVKISEERMVLDGSPEDPIEYITVRIANVESRFASALSESGEIKVEGRVKQGVPSLTKVGLFGVDVSLEGSVILCRQVDQPGMIGKVGSILGDENVNVSFMSVGRIAPGKQAVMAIGVDEQPSKETLKKIGDISAIEEFVFLKL
- the LOC103870169 gene encoding F-box/kelch-repeat protein At3g16740-like, whose translation is MTKISDLPQDLVENVLSRVPLMTSMRKVRSTCKRWNTLSRDPDFAKHFVKGLSRLIIMRSQFRLWLMSVDFHGSLNHKDDLDVAPYVKEGKLTSLNNSDPEISKVFHCNGLLLCSTKDKRRLVVWNPYLGQTRRIKPRIAFHKRDIYALGYDVNKNQKILRFLDDYATFRNPYVVCEIYDLKSNSWRDLDVNADWEMDYYHHGLSLKGSAYFFAKEKMEWDGEGEIDVTDQETFLLCFDFKRERFGPRLPMPFHSHAEETVALSSVREEQLAVLYQGDSSCLVEIWVTNRIEPNAVSWRKVFLSVDIEPFFGLHQFDFSGGSFIIDGEQKLALIFDKDKEYIHSTAYLIGENGYYKTLDLGEDRYHREKTGEYTSMPLVCSYFPTLVKIQQRARRGKRKERDY
- the LOC103859812 gene encoding sodium/proton antiporter 1 isoform X2, yielding MAVFPIGSHFAPPHKLTKRHAVVTSSRLCLSTRLPQSVSFSKVSSSRLCRHSVLVRAEDKTRNSSSPSLEEQSQPIDESKLEDLMDSCDPICSVDEPSSTYFEANYQPKTDVVKAIAVIAAALTGTAAINHSWVAANQDVAMALLFGIGYAGIIFEESLAFNKSGIGLVMAVSLWVVRSIGAPSAEVVVSELQHATAEVSEIVFFLLGAMTIVEIVDAHQGFKLVTDNITTRKPKTLLWVVGFVTFFLSSILDNLTSTIVMVSLLRKLVPQSEYRKLLGAVVVIAANAGGAWSPIGDVTTTMLWIHGQISTLPTIQGLFIPSAISLAVPLALMSLSSEVNEKGQDTSDVMASEKMAPRGQLVFGVGLGALVFVPVFKSLTGLPPYMGILLGLGVLWILTDAIHYGESERQKLKVPQALSRIDTQGALFFLGILLSVSSLEAAGILREIATYLDANIPNVELIASAIGVVSAIIDNVPLVAATMGMYDLTSFPQDSEFWQLVAFCAGTGGSMLIIGSAAGVAFMGMEKVDFFWYFRKVSGYAFAGYAAGIAAYLAVQSLHFSIPTTVAQIPFLTGS
- the LOC103859813 gene encoding reticulon-like protein B11: MGDSASSSSSSSVHKSLGGGSVADLLLWRNRTGAVILLVSSTGFWFLFERAGYNLLSFVSNVLLLLVAILFLWAKSASLLNRPLPPVPNMEIPQEFAIKAADEIRVLINHVLSIASDITIARNPIRLLQVSFVLWAISYVGTLINSLTLVYIVVLLSLSVPVVYENYQEHIDDKLSSTSEVIRNISRKIPMPVSKEKKYQ
- the LOC103859812 gene encoding sodium/proton antiporter 1 isoform X1 is translated as MAVFPIGSHFAPPHKLTKRHAVVTSSRLCLSTRLPQSVSFSKVSSSRLCRHSVLVRAEDKTRNSSSPSLEEQSQPIDESKLEQDLMDSCDPICSVDEPSSTYFEANYQPKTDVVKAIAVIAAALTGTAAINHSWVAANQDVAMALLFGIGYAGIIFEESLAFNKSGIGLVMAVSLWVVRSIGAPSAEVVVSELQHATAEVSEIVFFLLGAMTIVEIVDAHQGFKLVTDNITTRKPKTLLWVVGFVTFFLSSILDNLTSTIVMVSLLRKLVPQSEYRKLLGAVVVIAANAGGAWSPIGDVTTTMLWIHGQISTLPTIQGLFIPSAISLAVPLALMSLSSEVNEKGQDTSDVMASEKMAPRGQLVFGVGLGALVFVPVFKSLTGLPPYMGILLGLGVLWILTDAIHYGESERQKLKVPQALSRIDTQGALFFLGILLSVSSLEAAGILREIATYLDANIPNVELIASAIGVVSAIIDNVPLVAATMGMYDLTSFPQDSEFWQLVAFCAGTGGSMLIIGSAAGVAFMGMEKVDFFWYFRKVSGYAFAGYAAGIAAYLAVQSLHFSIPTTVAQIPFLTGS